AACTTTAATCGGAGCTTTTATAATACCTAGTACAAACGTACAACCATTAATATACATTGTTATAACTGTTATCATTGGATGGGCTTGTTTGATTATTTGGGGGCTGTTAGGTTATTACTTAAAAGAATTTCTTAACAAATACAATTATATTTTTAAAATAACTATGTCATTATTACTATTGTATTCAGCACTTAGTATATTCATTTAACCTAGTTAACTAGCTAAAATAACGCCTGGGCATATTAGATACTATTTTCCAAGTCATTCAGAATTATTACAAGCTGTTATATCTATAGTAAAAATGCAAGTAAGAAGAAAAATTAAAGGCAGATTGAAGCAATATTTATATTCATAATTAGATCATAAACAAAACTTAATTCTTTCATTTTTCAATGCTATTGAAACCATAAAGATAAATAGTAGACTTATTAAAGAATGTTTTATAGTAAGAAAAATTATAGAATTAACTTGATTATAGGATTTTTTGTCCCGCTTCCTATTACTTATAATATCTATCAAACATTGTGTGCACACCCCCCTTACTACCTTGCTAATTTTTCAATTTATGATTAATGCTAATAAATTTCAGGTAAATAGGTATTAATATCCTATTATTATTGGAGGGCCTAACAATGCGTTTTATATTTAAAAACGACCAGCAACAAGTCGTAGTCACCGACAATAACGCTAGTGTGCCTACTGACGGACGTTTTATATGGTATGACACTAGTCATCCAACTAATGATGATAAAGATTTTCTCGCACATTATTTTAATCTAGATGCACATAAAATTGAGGAGTCTATTTATACCATTTCGCGACCTCAAATTGATGTCGATGCGCATCAAAAAAATAAATATTTTGTATTGCATACCATTACAAATAGCGACTTTTCAGCCAATCCTTTAAGTATTACAGCATTTGAAAATTCGATGGTGACTGTACACGAAAATAACATCTCTTTAGTTGATCAAGTTATAGATAAATTGAAAAATAATAAACTTGATTTTAATAATGAGCGTATTACATTGGACCTATTAGATGCTATCACGCAAAGTTATTTTGAGTATGTCAATGATGTTGAAGACACCGTGTTTTCCTTTGAATATAAGAACGTGAATGCGACCAAAAACAATAAATTAATGGATGATGTATTCGATATACGCTCTGAAATCATTAAATTAAAACGCGTCTTATTACCAATGCAACAAATGATAGACGACGTTACAGAGAATAATGTGCTTGCTTCAAGCCCTAAAAATCGCAGACTTATTAAACATATCCAAAATAGACTAAAAAGACAAAATGATACTTTAGCTGCCAGTGAAAGTATTACCGAGGAAATTAAAGATAATAACGAATCTTATCGTTCAAATAAAATTAACAACGTTATGAACGTCCTTACGATGATTACATCTATTTTCTTCCCTCTATCCTTATTAACTGGATGGTATGGTATGAACTTTT
The Staphylococcus kloosii genome window above contains:
- a CDS encoding CorA family divalent cation transporter, which encodes MRFIFKNDQQQVVVTDNNASVPTDGRFIWYDTSHPTNDDKDFLAHYFNLDAHKIEESIYTISRPQIDVDAHQKNKYFVLHTITNSDFSANPLSITAFENSMVTVHENNISLVDQVIDKLKNNKLDFNNERITLDLLDAITQSYFEYVNDVEDTVFSFEYKNVNATKNNKLMDDVFDIRSEIIKLKRVLLPMQQMIDDVTENNVLASSPKNRRLIKHIQNRLKRQNDTLAASESITEEIKDNNESYRSNKINNVMNVLTMITSIFFPLSLLTGWYGMNFSFMPELQWKYSYFVFIAIMAIITIWLILLFKKKKWF